Proteins encoded by one window of Chondromyces crocatus:
- a CDS encoding type VI secretion system Vgr family protein: MSLEASYALTIDGTDAPLRVRSFLSEERVFAPYRVDVELEVADRTPLVAEALLGQAARFTLRDPLEPRVFRAVVDAIEARGRGYRVTLVPRLALLADAVDHRVRVGEDPIALAEEVLRAHHLDVERRLSRSAEPRAQCVQAFETDLDFVCRLLAEEGVLFHLEQDEGRDVVVLSDHTGAYPPVPGGDALALAEGEQAGLVGPEAIFAVESTRATVTDRVVLRDVDLSHPLADPSVESGSGPLEFYEHAAGYIRPDKGQELAAIRLEEARARAFVLRGKSNCRRLFPGATFQLTGDAAGALGRRWLVVEVSQRGIDFDAEPGNPEGRRHEAEFVAVPAASAYRAARCARPTLGGMQTGVVTGAADGEIHPDALGRIKVHLRWDRERAMDDQSSAWVRPVQPPTTGGFFLPRVGWEVLLGFEGPSADEPYALGRLYNAEGVPPEGLPGKKVRSAFGSRTTPGGGGANVLTFDDAAGAEGMYLDASRDYTERTENDKVSTVTADDVQAVGSTRTETVGIAKTVQVQGAETYTIAADRSLSIEGNHVISAATESVQVGGMRLFLIGGDHETQAATLSRMVGAAKAEVAIQGIDRHVTGFSTVAVGGSWQEIGGLSAATGVLGATSLVVGGLMSIGAREVSLKARSLKETYGAQQVKAGARHVESFGGAAKYKVGGSLRAKASSISFVAKSKITLHASGVKIVIEQGKITVKGALKSSMESVVTGDLTNG, encoded by the coding sequence ATGAGCCTCGAAGCGAGCTACGCCCTGACCATCGATGGTACGGACGCCCCGCTCCGGGTCCGGTCCTTCCTCTCCGAGGAGCGGGTGTTCGCGCCTTATCGCGTCGACGTCGAGCTGGAGGTGGCCGATCGGACCCCGCTCGTGGCGGAGGCGCTCCTCGGACAAGCGGCCCGCTTCACGCTCCGCGACCCGCTCGAACCCCGGGTCTTCCGCGCCGTCGTCGACGCCATCGAGGCGCGCGGCCGCGGCTACCGCGTGACCCTCGTCCCTCGCCTCGCGCTCCTCGCCGATGCCGTGGACCACCGCGTCAGGGTCGGCGAGGATCCCATCGCGCTGGCCGAGGAGGTTTTGCGCGCCCACCACCTCGACGTCGAGCGCCGCCTGTCGCGTTCCGCGGAGCCGCGCGCCCAGTGCGTCCAGGCCTTCGAGACCGACCTCGACTTCGTGTGCCGCCTCCTCGCCGAGGAGGGCGTGCTCTTCCACCTCGAGCAAGACGAGGGCCGCGACGTCGTCGTCCTCTCCGACCACACCGGCGCCTATCCCCCTGTCCCTGGCGGCGACGCCCTCGCGCTCGCGGAGGGGGAGCAGGCTGGCCTGGTGGGGCCCGAGGCCATCTTTGCCGTCGAGAGCACCCGGGCCACGGTCACAGACAGGGTGGTGCTCCGGGATGTCGACCTCTCGCACCCCCTCGCCGATCCGAGTGTCGAGAGCGGAAGCGGTCCGCTCGAGTTCTACGAGCACGCCGCTGGGTACATCAGGCCCGACAAGGGCCAAGAGCTGGCCGCCATCCGCCTGGAGGAGGCCCGCGCCCGGGCCTTCGTCCTGCGTGGCAAGAGCAACTGCCGCCGCCTCTTCCCTGGCGCCACCTTCCAGCTCACCGGAGATGCGGCGGGGGCCCTCGGTCGGCGATGGCTGGTGGTCGAGGTCTCGCAGCGCGGGATCGATTTCGATGCCGAGCCGGGGAACCCGGAGGGCCGTCGTCATGAAGCCGAGTTCGTCGCGGTCCCGGCGGCGTCGGCGTACCGAGCCGCGAGGTGCGCGCGTCCCACGCTCGGCGGGATGCAGACCGGGGTGGTCACCGGCGCTGCAGACGGCGAGATCCATCCCGACGCCCTGGGGCGGATCAAGGTCCACCTCCGCTGGGATCGGGAGCGGGCGATGGACGACCAGAGTTCGGCGTGGGTCCGGCCCGTTCAGCCGCCGACCACCGGTGGCTTCTTCCTTCCGCGCGTGGGCTGGGAGGTCCTGCTCGGCTTCGAGGGGCCCTCGGCGGACGAGCCCTACGCCCTCGGCCGTCTCTACAACGCCGAGGGCGTGCCCCCTGAAGGTCTGCCTGGCAAGAAGGTGCGCAGCGCGTTCGGCTCTCGCACCACGCCCGGGGGCGGCGGCGCCAACGTGCTCACCTTCGACGATGCGGCGGGGGCCGAGGGCATGTACCTCGACGCCTCCCGCGACTACACAGAGCGGACCGAGAACGACAAGGTCTCCACCGTCACGGCGGATGATGTCCAGGCGGTGGGCTCGACCCGGACCGAGACCGTCGGGATCGCGAAGACCGTCCAGGTGCAGGGCGCCGAGACCTACACCATCGCGGCGGACCGCAGCCTCTCGATCGAGGGCAATCACGTCATCAGCGCTGCCACCGAGTCGGTACAGGTCGGGGGTATGCGCCTCTTCTTGATCGGCGGGGATCACGAGACGCAGGCCGCAACGCTCTCGCGCATGGTCGGCGCCGCCAAGGCGGAGGTCGCAATCCAGGGGATCGACCGCCACGTCACGGGCTTCTCGACCGTCGCGGTGGGGGGATCTTGGCAGGAGATCGGGGGGCTCTCCGCCGCGACGGGTGTCCTCGGCGCGACCTCCCTCGTGGTCGGCGGGCTCATGTCCATCGGTGCCCGCGAGGTGTCGCTCAAGGCGAGAAGCTTGAAAGAGACGTACGGCGCGCAGCAGGTGAAGGCCGGCGCGCGTCATGTGGAGAGCTTCGGTGGCGCGGCGAAGTACAAGGTGGGTGGCTCGCTGCGCGCGAAGGCAAGCTCCATCTCGTTCGTTGCAAAGAGCAAGATCACCCTGCACGCCAGCGGCGTGAAGATCGTGATCGAGCAGGGCAAGATCACGGTCAAAGGTGCGCTCAAGAGCTCGATGGAGAGCGTGGTCACCGGGGATTTGACGAACGGCTGA
- a CDS encoding type VI secretion system Vgr family protein: MIEQAMLRCNALGPTRVVRIDGDEAMSELPVWHVSVLSDDGDLALERSLGAPASLAIGDGEGGARSIPLVVVEATHAGAHRDGHRYRLTLSTWLHRLTLRAGYRVFRDRTTQEIVAEVLSDAGYPSSSVSFRLSGRYARRPYTVMYGESDWAFIARLLSEEGINVWFDHQKGSEPLVVFGDSAGAHASIEGGPTIRFEDPSGMAHTASALFELSRTVTLAPERVHLWDFDLCQPDVAIEGAAGEGALEVVEFPARVSNAEAAEARAAIRLQQLRRFAIRLDGRSGCARLQPGRVVRIAGAAEEAFDGEHLVVRVRHELHQASQNVAEGARPYRNLVELVPFSRTSAFRPAPPAPVPGSDGERRASAPTGAAPRIDGLETAIVTGSPSDEIHVDDLGRVKVRFPWDRSGVGDDRSSHWVRSLQMNMGGSMLLPRVGMEVPVAYVDGHPDHPFVLGRVYNGAAATPYGMPGKKATTSLQSATSPRDGTTQEIRFSDDAGQMETFIHATKDQTVTVGGTHTVEIGATESHDVQKSSTLGITGGQTITVGAFQSITVGGDASLTVHGAREESIGAIDTHSVTGNQLLVAKGSYSELIGGAYALQCNQSNTVVQGAFTQIIGGSLITAAGLGTNCSVALAHTEEVGAARSFKAMASYADSVKGAKTITAGSAKDKAGTDVVTHVSGVVRVQVGGSMKIKAGGQLLVEAATITLKAGGSLKIKAGAAMTLGGKLKVKNGKLKFDASKTQKKVTSKVGR; the protein is encoded by the coding sequence ATGATCGAGCAGGCGATGCTGCGCTGCAACGCGCTCGGCCCGACGAGGGTCGTGCGCATCGACGGCGACGAGGCCATGTCCGAGCTCCCGGTCTGGCACGTCAGCGTCCTGTCGGACGACGGCGACCTCGCCCTGGAGCGGAGCCTCGGTGCTCCCGCTTCCCTGGCGATCGGCGACGGTGAAGGTGGGGCGCGGTCGATCCCGCTCGTCGTCGTGGAGGCCACCCACGCCGGGGCGCATCGGGATGGCCACCGCTACCGTCTCACCCTGTCGACATGGCTCCACCGTCTCACCCTGCGCGCGGGGTATCGCGTCTTCCGGGACAGGACCACGCAGGAGATCGTCGCCGAGGTCCTGTCCGACGCCGGTTACCCTTCCTCCTCCGTCTCGTTCCGCCTCTCCGGGCGCTATGCGCGGCGCCCTTACACCGTCATGTACGGTGAGTCGGACTGGGCTTTCATCGCGCGTCTCCTCTCCGAGGAGGGGATCAACGTCTGGTTCGATCACCAGAAGGGCAGTGAGCCGCTCGTCGTCTTCGGTGACAGCGCAGGCGCCCATGCTTCCATCGAGGGCGGCCCGACGATCCGCTTCGAGGATCCGAGCGGCATGGCCCACACCGCGAGCGCCCTGTTCGAGCTGTCGCGCACGGTGACGCTCGCGCCCGAGCGCGTCCATCTTTGGGACTTCGATCTCTGTCAGCCCGACGTGGCCATCGAGGGCGCCGCCGGCGAGGGCGCGCTCGAGGTGGTCGAGTTCCCTGCGCGCGTCAGCAACGCCGAAGCGGCCGAGGCTCGCGCCGCCATCCGGCTCCAGCAGCTCCGGCGCTTCGCGATCCGGCTCGACGGCAGGAGCGGCTGCGCGCGGCTCCAGCCGGGTCGCGTGGTCCGCATCGCGGGGGCCGCCGAGGAGGCGTTCGACGGTGAGCACCTCGTCGTCCGCGTGCGGCACGAGCTCCATCAGGCCAGCCAGAACGTCGCGGAGGGGGCGCGTCCTTATCGCAACCTGGTGGAGCTGGTGCCCTTCTCGCGCACGAGCGCGTTCCGGCCTGCGCCTCCTGCGCCTGTCCCGGGCTCGGACGGTGAGCGACGCGCTTCGGCCCCGACGGGAGCCGCGCCGCGCATCGACGGTCTGGAGACGGCGATCGTCACCGGATCCCCGAGCGACGAGATCCACGTCGACGATCTCGGCCGCGTCAAGGTCCGCTTCCCGTGGGATCGCTCCGGGGTGGGCGACGATCGATCCTCTCACTGGGTCCGCTCCCTCCAGATGAACATGGGCGGCTCGATGCTCCTGCCGCGCGTCGGCATGGAGGTCCCCGTCGCCTATGTCGACGGCCATCCGGATCACCCCTTCGTGCTCGGCCGGGTCTACAACGGAGCCGCCGCGACGCCGTACGGCATGCCAGGGAAGAAGGCGACGACCAGCCTCCAGTCGGCCACCTCCCCGCGGGATGGTACGACGCAGGAGATCCGCTTCTCGGACGACGCGGGCCAGATGGAGACGTTCATTCACGCCACCAAGGACCAGACCGTGACCGTCGGGGGGACCCATACGGTGGAGATCGGCGCCACCGAATCGCACGACGTGCAGAAGTCCTCGACCCTCGGCATCACGGGCGGCCAGACGATCACGGTTGGAGCGTTCCAGTCGATCACCGTCGGTGGCGACGCCTCGCTCACCGTACACGGGGCGCGGGAGGAGAGCATCGGTGCGATCGATACCCACAGCGTCACGGGGAACCAGCTCCTCGTCGCCAAGGGGAGCTACAGCGAGCTGATTGGCGGAGCGTACGCCCTCCAGTGCAACCAGTCGAACACCGTGGTTCAGGGAGCGTTCACCCAGATCATTGGCGGCAGCTTGATCACCGCGGCTGGCCTCGGCACGAACTGCTCGGTCGCCTTGGCGCACACCGAGGAGGTGGGCGCCGCGCGCAGCTTCAAGGCGATGGCGTCGTATGCGGACTCCGTGAAAGGGGCAAAGACGATCACGGCGGGCAGCGCGAAGGACAAGGCGGGCACCGACGTGGTCACCCACGTGAGCGGCGTCGTCCGCGTCCAGGTGGGAGGCAGCATGAAGATCAAGGCGGGCGGCCAGCTCCTCGTGGAGGCCGCAACCATCACGCTGAAGGCGGGCGGCTCCCTGAAGATCAAGGCGGGGGCGGCCATGACGCTCGGCGGCAAGCTCAAGGTCAAGAACGGCAAGCTGAAGTTCGATGCTTCGAAGACCCAGAAGAAGGTGACCTCGAAGGTGGGACGATGA
- a CDS encoding DUF2169 family type VI secretion system accessory protein, with amino-acid sequence MSLSNGTPYAALAAPFVSPDGREVVVTLVKGTFAVRAQGRVVLADEQAPVRVADVLHAPISEADPPLPGAPTESSIRYPSDLSPGKRGGDLVIVGEAIASKPVSFVDVMVQVREQRAPLRVHGERVYYRSLGRIAVGPAAPFERRRILYEYAYGGTATDASILEPRNPVGRGVARSSGELEGQPAPTIEHPAHPITSASDRPEPVGYGAISTSWLPRAAFAGTFDEAWQRTRLPLSPVDFDLRHHNVAHPSLQVPTPFAPGDEIRILGMSEKGLLAFDLPAIDVSVMARRDDGRWEEGRPVVDLVLVEPGRARFEVTARLVFSKGRGRTLLREVRIDG; translated from the coding sequence ATGAGCCTCTCCAATGGGACGCCCTACGCTGCCCTGGCGGCGCCGTTCGTCTCCCCGGACGGCCGCGAGGTCGTGGTCACCCTGGTGAAGGGCACCTTCGCCGTGCGCGCTCAGGGTCGTGTCGTTCTCGCGGACGAGCAGGCCCCCGTTCGGGTCGCCGACGTCCTGCATGCGCCGATCTCCGAGGCGGACCCGCCTCTGCCTGGCGCTCCGACCGAGAGCAGCATTCGCTACCCGTCCGACCTCTCGCCCGGCAAACGAGGCGGCGATCTCGTCATCGTGGGGGAGGCCATCGCCAGCAAGCCCGTCTCGTTCGTCGATGTCATGGTCCAGGTCCGCGAGCAGCGCGCGCCGCTGCGTGTCCACGGAGAGCGGGTCTATTACCGTTCCCTGGGCCGCATCGCCGTGGGGCCTGCTGCCCCCTTCGAGCGGCGGCGCATCCTCTACGAATACGCCTACGGTGGTACCGCCACGGACGCCTCGATCCTGGAGCCGCGGAACCCCGTCGGCCGCGGCGTCGCCAGGAGCTCGGGTGAGCTCGAGGGGCAGCCCGCACCCACCATCGAGCATCCCGCGCATCCCATCACCTCCGCATCCGACCGGCCAGAGCCCGTCGGTTACGGCGCCATCTCCACGAGCTGGCTTCCCCGCGCCGCCTTCGCCGGCACCTTCGACGAGGCGTGGCAGCGGACCCGGTTACCCCTCTCCCCGGTCGACTTCGATCTCCGGCACCACAACGTCGCCCACCCCTCGCTTCAGGTCCCCACACCGTTCGCGCCGGGCGACGAGATCCGCATCCTTGGCATGTCCGAGAAGGGCCTGCTCGCCTTCGACCTGCCCGCCATCGACGTCTCGGTCATGGCGCGGCGCGACGACGGTCGCTGGGAAGAGGGCCGGCCCGTCGTCGATCTCGTGCTGGTCGAGCCGGGCAGGGCGCGCTTCGAGGTGACGGCGCGGCTCGTATTTTCCAAGGGCCGGGGCAGAACGCTCCTGCGCGAGGTGAGGATCGATGGCTGA
- a CDS encoding NAD(P)/FAD-dependent oxidoreductase, producing MTERARIAVIGAGIAGLACAAELSALGVAVTVFDKGRGVGGRVATRREGAMRFNHGAQYVTARDPGFGALLAGLAEAGVMAPWDAAGEGRWTGVPGMSVLGRHLAQQSGAEVRLQEQVLFLQDDEAGWLVRVVPAAEAYPGEVLDTGGVVERFDAVMLAIPPAQAAPLLLAAGHPFAEPVGAVTLLPCWTLMVAFAKSVDAPDVQRFEAGPLAWIARENSRPGADTPPDRWVVHASPAWSQRMVERDPAEVQSMLLGAFVAATGVSEAPLHVATHRWMHARTEQPLGEAALWDPARRIGVCGDYCLGARVEAAWLSGRALAAQVAAEAGG from the coding sequence ATGACGGAGAGGGCACGGATTGCGGTGATTGGCGCTGGGATCGCTGGGCTCGCCTGTGCGGCGGAGCTGTCGGCGCTCGGTGTCGCGGTCACCGTGTTCGACAAGGGACGCGGCGTGGGCGGTCGGGTGGCGACGCGGCGGGAGGGGGCGATGCGCTTCAACCACGGGGCGCAGTACGTGACCGCGCGGGACCCGGGGTTCGGCGCGCTGCTCGCCGGGCTCGCCGAGGCGGGGGTGATGGCGCCCTGGGACGCGGCCGGCGAGGGGCGGTGGACGGGGGTGCCCGGGATGTCGGTGCTCGGTCGTCACCTGGCGCAGCAGAGCGGGGCCGAGGTGCGCTTGCAGGAGCAGGTGCTGTTTCTGCAGGACGACGAGGCCGGGTGGCTCGTGCGGGTGGTCCCGGCCGCCGAGGCCTACCCGGGCGAGGTGCTCGACACCGGCGGGGTGGTGGAGCGGTTCGACGCGGTGATGCTGGCCATCCCGCCAGCGCAGGCGGCGCCGCTGCTTCTGGCCGCGGGGCATCCGTTCGCGGAGCCAGTGGGGGCGGTGACGCTTCTGCCCTGCTGGACGTTGATGGTGGCGTTCGCGAAGTCCGTGGACGCGCCCGACGTGCAGCGCTTCGAGGCGGGTCCGCTCGCGTGGATCGCGCGCGAGAACTCGCGCCCCGGGGCCGACACGCCGCCGGACCGCTGGGTGGTCCACGCCTCGCCGGCGTGGTCGCAGCGGATGGTCGAGCGGGATCCCGCCGAGGTGCAGTCGATGCTGCTCGGGGCCTTCGTGGCTGCGACGGGGGTGTCGGAGGCGCCGCTGCACGTGGCGACGCACCGCTGGATGCACGCGCGGACGGAGCAGCCACTCGGGGAGGCGGCGCTCTGGGATCCGGCGCGGCGGATCGGGGTGTGCGGGGACTACTGCCTGGGGGCGCGGGTGGAGGCGGCGTGGCTCTCGGGGCGAGCGCTGGCGGCGCAGGTGGCGGCCGAGGCGGGAGGGTAG
- a CDS encoding pirin family protein has protein sequence MAGMDRRTALGTIATAPVLAACAVAETSTAPVPASEDEALAERDVVRTIETLGAPPWKTVDPFLFCVHHDDAYPAGNERLGPAASLAGRDIGQDFAGKDGWRMYHGDVVPGFPAHPHRGFETVTVVRRGLVDHSDSLGATARYGRGDVQWLTAGKGIQHSEMMPLVNQETPNPLELFQIWLNLPRADKMAEPQFVMMWGDTIPKRVVRDAAGRETELTVVAGRYEDLTPPAPPPNSWASRAEADVAIWTLKMAPGARFTLPAAKPGTNRTLYFFKGSQLRIGPRVVPGKRLVEVRADQAALLENGSDEAEILVLQGKPIGETVAQYGPFVMNSQTEIRQAFMDYQRTRFGGWPWGSQGPVHAREEGRFAKHPDGRLERAT, from the coding sequence ATGGCCGGCATGGATCGTCGAACTGCTCTGGGAACCATCGCCACGGCGCCGGTGCTGGCAGCCTGCGCCGTCGCTGAAACGTCAACCGCGCCGGTCCCGGCCTCCGAGGACGAGGCGCTCGCCGAGAGGGATGTGGTCCGTACCATCGAGACGCTGGGTGCGCCGCCCTGGAAGACGGTCGACCCGTTCCTGTTCTGCGTGCACCACGACGACGCTTACCCGGCCGGGAACGAGCGGCTCGGGCCGGCAGCGTCGCTCGCGGGGCGCGACATCGGGCAGGACTTCGCAGGGAAGGATGGCTGGCGGATGTACCACGGGGACGTGGTGCCCGGCTTCCCGGCCCATCCGCACCGCGGGTTCGAGACGGTGACGGTGGTGCGCCGCGGGCTCGTGGATCACTCGGACTCGCTGGGCGCGACGGCGCGCTACGGGCGCGGTGACGTCCAGTGGCTGACGGCGGGCAAGGGCATCCAGCACTCGGAGATGATGCCGCTCGTGAACCAGGAGACGCCGAACCCGCTGGAGCTGTTCCAGATCTGGCTGAACCTGCCGCGGGCCGACAAGATGGCCGAGCCGCAGTTCGTGATGATGTGGGGCGACACCATCCCGAAGCGGGTGGTGCGCGACGCGGCCGGTCGAGAGACGGAGCTGACGGTGGTCGCCGGACGCTACGAGGACCTGACGCCGCCCGCGCCGCCGCCGAACTCGTGGGCGTCCCGCGCCGAGGCCGACGTGGCGATCTGGACGCTGAAGATGGCCCCCGGGGCGCGGTTCACGCTGCCGGCGGCGAAGCCGGGGACGAACCGGACGCTGTACTTCTTCAAGGGAAGCCAGCTCCGCATCGGGCCGCGGGTGGTGCCAGGGAAGCGGCTGGTGGAGGTGCGCGCCGATCAGGCGGCGCTGCTGGAGAACGGGTCGGACGAGGCGGAGATCCTGGTCCTGCAAGGGAAGCCGATCGGCGAGACGGTCGCGCAGTACGGGCCGTTCGTGATGAACTCGCAGACCGAGATCCGGCAGGCGTTCATGGACTACCAGCGGACGCGGTTCGGTGGGTGGCCCTGGGGAAGCCAGGGGCCGGTCCACGCGCGGGAAGAGGGTCGGTTCGCGAAGCACCCGGATGGGCGGCTGGAACGGGCGACCTGA
- a CDS encoding MYXO-CTERM sorting domain-containing protein — protein MAFLPRPRAPRLLPLLLAATALPFVLSPRDALAADIDADPSTYETLVPTLQPGDTLHLAAGTYLQSLDLLSLNGTPEAPITITGPADKGAIFLGNGCCNTVEITASSHIVVKNLTIDGQNLPSVFGVSAKNGNANLVHHITIEDCIFRGHGGSQQTVAISTKAPTWGWIIRRNLIEGAGTGMYLGDSNGGSPFVAGLIERNLIRNPIGYALQIKHQTPWPLNNGLPTDPTTTVIRDNVFLKSDAPSPDGDRPTLLVGGFPDTGLGAQNRYEIFGNFFFHNPREAHLQASGRVSIHDNVFVDTASSALVLANHDLPLRLAHVYNNTVYGADRGIRFAHEASEGAMVVGNLLFAGQGVTGSVQVDEGNLVYTEAEAAEIVNAPSRVLGQMDFYPREGQAQGAALDLVPFAGDVDHDRDFNGIAKGDGRFRGAYAGEGTNRGWQLADDFKGLGISGEGGGSAGEGGAGGSAGGAGEGGAGAAGGSSGTDEGCGCVVAGGGSDTAPWAFALALATSLGVSRRIRRRQARHAR, from the coding sequence ATGGCCTTCCTTCCGCGCCCCCGGGCCCCCCGCCTCCTCCCGCTCCTCCTCGCCGCCACCGCGCTTCCCTTCGTCCTTTCGCCCCGGGACGCCCTCGCGGCCGACATCGACGCCGACCCCAGCACCTACGAGACCCTGGTCCCCACCCTCCAGCCTGGCGACACCTTGCACCTCGCCGCGGGAACCTACCTCCAGAGCCTCGACCTCCTCAGCCTCAACGGCACCCCCGAGGCCCCGATCACCATCACTGGCCCCGCGGACAAGGGCGCCATCTTCCTCGGCAACGGCTGCTGCAACACCGTCGAGATCACCGCCTCCAGCCACATCGTCGTCAAGAACCTCACCATCGACGGCCAGAACCTCCCCAGCGTCTTCGGCGTCAGCGCCAAGAACGGCAACGCCAACCTCGTCCACCACATCACCATCGAGGACTGCATCTTCCGCGGCCACGGCGGCTCCCAGCAGACCGTCGCCATCTCCACCAAGGCCCCCACCTGGGGCTGGATCATCCGCAGAAACCTCATCGAAGGCGCGGGCACCGGCATGTACCTCGGCGACTCCAACGGCGGCAGCCCCTTCGTCGCTGGCCTCATCGAGCGGAACCTCATCCGGAACCCCATCGGCTACGCCCTCCAGATCAAGCACCAGACCCCCTGGCCCCTCAACAACGGCCTCCCTACCGACCCCACCACCACCGTCATCCGCGACAACGTCTTCCTCAAGAGCGACGCCCCGAGCCCCGACGGCGACCGCCCCACCTTGCTCGTCGGCGGCTTTCCCGACACCGGCCTCGGCGCCCAGAACCGCTACGAGATCTTCGGCAATTTCTTCTTCCACAACCCCCGCGAGGCCCATCTCCAGGCCTCCGGCCGCGTCAGCATCCACGACAACGTCTTCGTCGATACTGCCTCCTCGGCCCTCGTCCTCGCCAACCACGACCTCCCGCTCCGCCTCGCGCACGTCTACAACAACACCGTCTACGGCGCCGATCGCGGCATCCGCTTCGCGCACGAGGCCAGCGAGGGCGCGATGGTCGTCGGCAACCTCCTCTTCGCGGGCCAGGGCGTCACCGGCTCCGTGCAGGTCGACGAAGGCAACCTCGTCTACACCGAGGCCGAGGCCGCCGAGATCGTCAACGCCCCCTCGCGCGTCCTCGGCCAGATGGACTTCTACCCCCGCGAAGGCCAGGCCCAGGGCGCTGCCCTCGACCTCGTGCCCTTCGCCGGCGACGTCGACCACGACCGCGACTTCAACGGCATCGCGAAGGGCGACGGCCGCTTCCGTGGTGCCTACGCCGGCGAAGGCACGAACCGCGGCTGGCAGCTCGCGGACGACTTCAAGGGCCTCGGGATCAGCGGCGAAGGCGGCGGCAGCGCTGGCGAAGGCGGTGCAGGGGGCTCCGCCGGCGGCGCAGGAGAGGGTGGGGCAGGGGCCGCGGGCGGCAGTAGCGGCACCGACGAAGGGTGCGGTTGCGTCGTCGCTGGAGGTGGCAGCGACACGGCACCCTGGGCCTTCGCGCTGGCCCTCGCCACATCGCTCGGCGTGAGCCGCCGCATCCGGCGACGCCAAGCCCGACACGCGCGCTGA
- a CDS encoding ATP-binding protein, translating to MSTHKPQFFDLNIGEILEAWSPRHAVRELIANALDEQALTETRDIVIAETAEGWIIRDQGRGLRHEHLLQNENEEKLASSSKVIGKFGMGLKDALATFHRRGISIEIRSKHGDITLAERPKHDFAELRTLHGVIHPPSNPARVGTEVVLRGLDVAEMAAAKSFFLRFSEEEVLGTTRYGDILRRVHGRPGRVYVKGLLAAEEENFACSYNITSLTAAMNKALNRERTHVGRAAYTERVQNMLLACHSPAVFEILATEIANLDRGTARDEVKWGGVAVHACKILNQAQKVVFVSSRELQEAPSMVENARNDGHRIISLPETIRAKLSGLSDHTGAPVRGLDQFAREWCDSFSFDFIEPESLTPAEQAIFERRDDIAGLVGGWPPIVETVLISSTMRPNDAGNDDALGVWERATRRIIIKRDQLESLHEFAGTLLHEITHARSGHGDVSRGFELALTDALGQIAADALSAAPRSSSPRPDRRSPLRTSSRRAAPASSPPASAPRSGKAKTKAKARPSNTPPRKAASKAAPRATSKSMAVKSTRKSSKAMPTRTTRKSSKPASRRPTRTKSKKSTGRR from the coding sequence TTGAGCACGCACAAGCCGCAGTTCTTCGATCTCAACATCGGCGAGATCCTCGAAGCCTGGTCACCGAGGCATGCCGTCCGCGAGCTGATCGCCAACGCGCTGGACGAGCAGGCCCTCACAGAAACCCGCGACATCGTCATCGCGGAGACGGCAGAAGGCTGGATCATCCGGGATCAGGGCCGTGGTCTTCGTCACGAGCACCTCCTTCAGAACGAGAACGAGGAGAAGCTCGCCAGTTCCTCGAAGGTCATCGGCAAGTTCGGCATGGGGCTGAAAGACGCCCTGGCCACGTTCCACCGCCGTGGGATCTCCATCGAGATCCGCTCGAAGCACGGTGACATCACGCTCGCCGAACGACCCAAGCACGACTTCGCGGAGCTACGGACGCTGCACGGCGTCATTCACCCGCCCAGCAACCCGGCCCGCGTTGGAACCGAAGTGGTCCTGCGCGGACTCGACGTTGCGGAGATGGCCGCCGCCAAGAGCTTTTTCCTGAGGTTCTCGGAGGAGGAGGTCCTGGGAACTACCCGGTACGGAGACATCCTGCGGCGCGTTCACGGTCGACCCGGCCGTGTCTACGTGAAGGGCCTTCTCGCGGCCGAGGAGGAGAACTTCGCCTGCTCCTACAACATCACGTCCCTCACCGCTGCCATGAACAAGGCCCTCAACCGTGAGCGGACCCATGTGGGGCGTGCTGCCTATACCGAGCGTGTGCAGAACATGCTGCTCGCGTGCCACAGCCCTGCCGTATTCGAGATTCTGGCGACCGAGATCGCGAACCTCGATCGAGGCACGGCACGGGACGAAGTGAAGTGGGGCGGCGTGGCCGTGCACGCATGCAAGATCCTGAACCAGGCGCAAAAGGTCGTCTTCGTCTCCTCCAGAGAGCTTCAGGAGGCGCCGAGCATGGTGGAGAATGCTCGGAACGATGGACATCGAATCATCTCCTTGCCCGAGACGATCCGCGCCAAACTGTCTGGCTTGAGCGATCACACGGGGGCGCCCGTGCGCGGGCTCGACCAGTTTGCCAGAGAGTGGTGCGACAGCTTCTCGTTCGATTTCATCGAGCCCGAGTCCCTCACCCCTGCCGAGCAAGCCATCTTCGAGCGTCGCGACGACATCGCTGGCCTCGTCGGAGGGTGGCCTCCCATCGTGGAGACGGTGCTCATCTCGAGCACGATGAGACCGAACGACGCTGGAAACGATGATGCGCTCGGTGTCTGGGAGAGGGCGACGCGGCGGATCATCATCAAGCGCGACCAGCTGGAGTCACTTCATGAATTCGCTGGCACCCTTCTCCACGAAATCACACACGCTCGCTCGGGCCATGGCGATGTTTCGCGCGGCTTCGAGCTGGCCTTGACGGACGCCCTCGGACAGATCGCGGCGGACGCTCTCTCCGCCGCCCCTCGCTCGTCGTCGCCCCGGCCGGACCGCCGCTCGCCCCTGCGCACCTCGTCACGACGGGCAGCGCCTGCCTCATCCCCCCCCGCCTCGGCGCCCCGATCCGGGAAGGCGAAGACGAAGGCGAAGGCCAGGCCGTCGAACACACCACCTCGAAAGGCAGCGAGCAAAGCGGCGCCCAGGGCAACGAGCAAATCGATGGCCGTGAAATCGACACGGAAGTCGAGCAAGGCAATGCCCACGCGCACGACACGAAAGTCGAGCAAGCCGGCCTCCCGGAGACCGACTCGTACGAAGTCCAAGAAGTCCACCGGACGCCGCTAG